The following coding sequences lie in one Mycoplasma crocodyli MP145 genomic window:
- the glyA gene encoding serine hydroxymethyltransferase, whose product MYKNIELNDKEVQNAINAELKRQEEHIELIASENYTSEDVLKAQGSVLTNKYGEGYPNKRYYGSCENVDVVETLAIERLKKIFGVEYANVQPYSGSVANAAAIASVAPHGGKIMGLSLNSGGHLTHGYKISFSGIFYNSVSYEVDKNGYLDYDDIERIAMKEKPDLIICGYSAYPRIIDFKRFREIADKCGAKLMADIAHIAGLIAANVHPSPVNYAHIITSTTHKTLRGARGGIIMTNDPEIAKKVDRWVFPGYQGGPLFHAIAGKAICFYEALTSMFQKYGANIVRNAKIFSESFINLGATLVSGGTDNHLFMIDVKTSYGITGKDAEKILEQFNITTNKNTIPNDTLSPTLGSGLRLGTAAMTSRDFTKWEELAQIMHTILRNHDMLKTSSPEAKTLKDSLKKKVNEFTNSFPIKKSYL is encoded by the coding sequence ATGTACAAAAATATAGAACTTAATGATAAAGAAGTGCAAAATGCAATTAATGCTGAATTGAAGAGGCAAGAAGAACATATAGAACTAATAGCTTCTGAAAACTACACATCTGAGGATGTTCTTAAAGCTCAAGGTAGTGTTTTAACTAATAAATATGGTGAAGGATATCCAAATAAAAGATATTATGGTTCCTGTGAAAATGTTGATGTTGTTGAAACACTAGCTATAGAAAGATTAAAGAAAATCTTTGGAGTTGAATATGCAAATGTTCAACCATATTCTGGATCAGTAGCAAATGCTGCTGCAATAGCATCGGTTGCACCACACGGCGGAAAAATCATGGGTCTTTCTTTAAATAGTGGAGGTCACTTAACACATGGTTATAAAATTAGTTTTAGTGGAATTTTCTATAATTCAGTTTCATATGAAGTTGATAAAAATGGTTATTTAGATTATGATGATATTGAAAGAATTGCTATGAAAGAAAAGCCTGATTTGATAATTTGTGGTTATTCTGCATATCCTAGAATTATCGATTTTAAAAGATTTAGAGAAATAGCTGATAAGTGTGGTGCAAAACTTATGGCTGATATTGCACATATAGCAGGACTTATAGCCGCAAACGTTCATCCTAGTCCAGTTAATTATGCTCACATTATCACTTCTACAACTCATAAAACATTAAGAGGTGCAAGAGGTGGAATCATCATGACAAACGATCCTGAAATAGCTAAGAAAGTAGATAGATGGGTTTTTCCAGGTTACCAAGGCGGACCACTATTTCATGCAATTGCTGGTAAAGCTATTTGTTTCTATGAAGCATTAACATCTATGTTTCAAAAATATGGAGCTAACATTGTTAGAAATGCTAAGATTTTTTCAGAATCATTTATTAATCTTGGGGCAACATTAGTTTCGGGCGGAACCGATAATCATTTATTTATGATAGATGTTAAAACAAGTTATGGAATTACAGGGAAAGATGCTGAAAAAATTCTTGAGCAATTTAATATCACAACAAATAAAAATACTATTCCAAATGATACATTAAGTCCTACTTTAGGTAGTGGCTTAAGATTAGGAACAGCCGCAATGACTTCAAGAGATTTTACAAAATGAGAAGAGTTAGCACAGATAATGCATACAATACTAAGAAATCACGACATGTTAAAAACTAGTAGTCCTGAAGCCAAAACTCTTAAAGATAGTCTAAAGAAAAAAGTTAATGAATTTACTAACTCCTTCCCAATTAAGAAAAGTTATTTATAA
- a CDS encoding phenylalanine--tRNA ligase subunit beta, translating to MIFSLKKLNTYLPGIKLNKDVEQVINKLGFEVESIKKFSTIEGVVFGLIKELYKNPNSDLLTVATVETKHGNLTIQTTDNVLKVDDLVVCFIEGSKMGDIVFKTKNLKNIPSQGMFASYEELGFDGKLFGDLGEHILRLDKNFASINDDPMQVLQLDDYILDVSTTANRNDANSYYVMAKELAAYYETEFVFNEKNHKGSLFSDIAIDRGMSNEITMFQAYCDKEFDLNIFDKMLLAKHNIDTSLGWAVNLTNLVLIITGAPCHVYDKNKIGLKITSELYSGKLKLLGNKDVDVENVLIIRDENKPISVASVMGLETTKVDEKTKEFIFEIGVFDPTLIRHSVKQIKLLSNSANQASRTITNEILELGILFLRKYLNDNKISISNLLGIPKIGPKKMIKFDKEKLSVYSDQNTSSLKKFIPAIEKLKKLGFSFDLEVNEVYVPIYRYDINYFEDIIEEIFRFYSYDNFEPVQLSNTSFKIHKRSTIKHELQANGYNEILTYSLLSKQKNFLNVFDFQEELALETFVSKEREVIRNSIIPSMLEAVEYNQKRKINKINFFEVGMINNNISVVGLASTTKSFEEIKEDIIKLYRDNKLVFEKLDNNEKIHPNVSAKIYQNNLLIGWIGKVNPKYDLTNAYVAEVLVPQFNSNKKYKIIDNEPLKSIDLTFGLKHGESIKSYVKDINNNFNVYDIELKDTFEKNNLINTTLRITSDSKTIELINKKYNK from the coding sequence ATGATATTCTCACTAAAAAAATTAAATACTTATTTGCCTGGAATAAAGCTAAATAAGGACGTTGAGCAAGTTATAAATAAACTTGGTTTCGAAGTTGAAAGCATTAAAAAATTTAGCACAATTGAAGGTGTTGTTTTTGGTCTAATTAAGGAACTTTATAAAAATCCAAATTCTGATTTATTAACTGTTGCCACCGTTGAAACTAAACACGGAAATTTAACAATTCAAACAACAGATAATGTTCTAAAAGTAGATGATTTAGTTGTTTGCTTTATTGAAGGTTCTAAAATGGGTGACATTGTTTTCAAAACCAAAAACTTAAAAAATATTCCTTCACAAGGTATGTTTGCTTCATATGAAGAGTTAGGTTTTGATGGTAAATTATTCGGTGATTTAGGCGAACACATTTTAAGACTAGATAAGAATTTTGCCTCAATTAACGATGATCCTATGCAAGTATTGCAACTAGATGACTATATTCTTGATGTTTCTACAACAGCCAATAGAAATGATGCTAATTCATATTATGTAATGGCAAAAGAATTGGCAGCATACTATGAAACTGAATTTGTTTTTAATGAAAAAAATCACAAAGGTAGTCTATTTTCAGATATCGCAATAGATAGAGGAATGAGTAATGAAATTACAATGTTTCAAGCCTATTGTGATAAAGAATTTGACTTAAATATATTTGATAAAATGCTTTTAGCAAAACATAATATCGACACTTCATTAGGTTGAGCTGTTAATCTTACAAACCTAGTTCTTATAATAACAGGTGCTCCTTGTCATGTATATGATAAAAATAAAATTGGGCTAAAAATAACTTCAGAGCTTTATAGTGGAAAATTAAAATTATTAGGAAACAAAGATGTTGATGTTGAAAACGTACTTATTATTAGGGATGAAAATAAACCTATTTCAGTAGCATCAGTTATGGGTCTTGAAACCACTAAAGTTGATGAAAAGACAAAAGAATTTATTTTCGAAATAGGTGTTTTTGATCCGACTTTAATAAGACACTCAGTAAAACAAATTAAATTACTTAGTAATTCTGCTAATCAAGCAAGTAGAACAATTACAAATGAAATTTTAGAATTAGGAATTTTATTTTTAAGAAAATACTTAAACGATAATAAAATTTCAATTTCAAATTTACTTGGAATTCCTAAAATAGGCCCTAAAAAAATGATTAAATTTGATAAAGAAAAATTATCAGTTTATTCTGATCAAAATACCTCATCATTAAAAAAATTCATACCAGCAATTGAAAAATTAAAGAAGCTTGGTTTTAGTTTTGATTTAGAAGTAAATGAAGTTTATGTGCCGATTTATAGATACGATATAAATTACTTTGAAGACATTATAGAAGAGATATTCAGATTTTACTCATATGATAATTTTGAACCAGTACAGCTCTCAAACACAAGTTTTAAAATACATAAAAGATCTACAATTAAACATGAATTGCAAGCAAATGGTTATAATGAGATATTAACATATTCGCTTTTATCAAAACAAAAAAATTTCTTAAATGTGTTTGATTTTCAAGAAGAATTAGCACTTGAAACATTTGTTTCAAAAGAAAGAGAAGTAATCAGAAACTCAATTATACCTTCTATGCTTGAAGCGGTTGAATACAATCAAAAAAGAAAAATCAATAAAATTAACTTTTTTGAAGTAGGAATGATAAACAATAATATAAGTGTAGTTGGATTAGCAAGTACAACCAAAAGTTTTGAAGAAATAAAAGAAGATATTATAAAACTATATAGAGATAATAAATTAGTTTTCGAAAAATTAGATAATAACGAAAAAATACATCCTAATGTTTCAGCAAAAATATACCAAAATAACTTGCTCATAGGTTGAATAGGAAAAGTTAATCCTAAATACGATTTAACAAATGCTTATGTTGCTGAAGTGCTAGTTCCTCAATTTAATAGTAATAAAAAATACAAAATCATAGACAATGAACCATTAAAATCTATAGATTTAACATTTGGACTTAAACATGGTGAATCTATAAAATCATATGTCAAAGACATTAATAATAACTTTAATGTCTATGATATCGAATTGAAAGACACATTCGAAAAAAACAACTTAATTAATACCACTTTAAGAATAACTTCAGATTCAAAAACAATAGAATTGATTAACAAAAAATACAATAAATAA
- a CDS encoding uracil-DNA glycosylase — protein MKYSWLDILQNEGKKQYFQNILSKLEKFEKEGYKIFPESQNMFRAFDFFQVNETKVVILGQDPYPTLGVADGLAFSTKSDKTPSSLKNIFKELKKDYQGIIIKSNDLSNWAKQGVLLLNTILTVNESQPNSHADIGWEKFNKVILEEVIKNNENVVFGLLGNSSKKIIDKLDIKPKNVVFLSHPSPLGYHKSFKDGEFFKKINNLLEKTNQEKIDWSIKE, from the coding sequence ATGAAATATAGTTGATTGGACATTTTACAAAACGAGGGTAAAAAACAATATTTCCAAAATATACTTTCTAAATTAGAAAAATTCGAAAAGGAAGGCTATAAAATTTTTCCTGAAAGCCAAAATATGTTTAGAGCTTTTGATTTCTTTCAAGTCAATGAAACAAAAGTTGTAATTCTAGGTCAAGATCCTTATCCTACTTTAGGAGTAGCAGATGGTTTAGCATTTAGCACAAAATCAGATAAAACTCCAAGTAGTTTAAAAAATATTTTTAAAGAATTAAAAAAAGATTACCAAGGTATTATAATTAAATCAAACGATCTTAGTAATTGGGCTAAGCAAGGAGTTTTACTTCTTAATACAATACTTACAGTTAATGAATCACAACCTAATTCTCATGCTGATATTGGTTGAGAAAAATTTAATAAAGTAATATTGGAAGAAGTTATAAAAAATAACGAAAATGTTGTTTTTGGACTTCTTGGAAACTCATCAAAAAAGATTATTGATAAGTTAGATATTAAACCAAAAAATGTTGTATTTTTATCTCACCCAAGTCCTTTAGGCTATCATAAAAGCTTTAAAGATGGAGAGTTTTTCAAAAAGATTAATAATTTACTAGAAAAGACAAATCAAGAAAAAATTGATTGGTCAATAAAGGAGTAA
- the pheS gene encoding phenylalanine--tRNA ligase subunit alpha, translating to MINFKKIKNLEELKIAKNQVYAKDEELINLKSQLKIAKSEEKKEIGLKIKKMLDFYETEFKKVEEKIEAEEINNKIKSQYVDVSKPNSKPGSLHPITLVENRLRDWFLNNGYYEQEVGEIVSDLYNFERLNIPQDHPARAMHDSLYLNATTLLRTHNTGASAHELEKNCNKAFSTFTIGKVYRNDEDDATHSHQFKQLDFVSVGKVSFPNLIWTLKSMLSYVFETELEIRLRPSYFPFTEPSVEVDMFYKNRWIEILGAGMLHPNVLELAGYTNSMNGLAAGVGIERITMIKYGIEDIRDLYKNDLRILEQFNHEI from the coding sequence ATGATTAATTTTAAAAAAATTAAAAACTTAGAAGAATTAAAGATTGCTAAAAATCAGGTCTATGCTAAGGATGAAGAACTAATTAACTTAAAATCACAACTTAAAATTGCTAAGTCAGAAGAAAAAAAAGAAATAGGGCTTAAAATTAAAAAGATGCTCGATTTTTATGAAACAGAATTTAAAAAAGTTGAAGAAAAAATTGAAGCAGAAGAAATTAATAACAAAATAAAAAGTCAATATGTTGATGTATCGAAACCGAATTCCAAACCTGGTTCGTTGCACCCCATTACTCTTGTTGAAAACAGACTAAGAGATTGATTTTTAAATAATGGATATTACGAACAAGAAGTAGGAGAAATAGTTAGCGACTTATATAACTTTGAACGTTTAAACATTCCTCAAGATCACCCAGCAAGAGCTATGCACGATTCTCTCTACTTAAATGCAACAACTTTATTAAGAACACATAATACAGGAGCAAGTGCACACGAACTCGAAAAAAACTGTAATAAAGCTTTTTCTACATTTACAATCGGAAAAGTATATAGGAATGATGAAGATGATGCTACTCACTCTCATCAATTTAAACAACTTGATTTTGTTAGTGTCGGTAAAGTATCATTCCCAAATTTGATTTGAACTCTTAAATCAATGCTTAGTTATGTTTTTGAAACAGAACTTGAAATTAGACTAAGACCATCATATTTCCCTTTTACTGAACCGAGTGTTGAAGTTGATATGTTTTATAAAAACAGATGAATTGAAATTCTTGGTGCTGGTATGTTACATCCAAATGTATTAGAACTTGCTGGATATACCAACAGTATGAATGGCTTAGCTGCAGGAGTTGGAATCGAAAGAATTACAATGATAAAATATGGAATTGAAGACATAAGAGATCTTTATAAAAATGACTTAAGAATATTGGAACAATTTAATCATGAAATATAG
- a CDS encoding replication-associated recombination protein A has product MKNLANELRPKILDDIIGQSHILDLLKKIVLNKVKTSFIFFGESGTGKTSCSFALANEMKLKYDYFNASIDSKSDLVKKLENNEIIIIDEIHRLNKDKQDILLSFLEFDKIIVYATTTENPYFRVNPALRSRMQILSFEKLKEHDLFSGLSKIKNKYFNSLNLDDEIILELVRYSAGDFRACINNLQMLGILYSNNEKIHKDDLKKVIPNINFYSDRDSSAHYNNLSAFHKSLRGSDVNAALYYGFVIVKSGDYQGLIRRLNCVVYEDIGLANPNIILRMEAAFNTIERLGFPEADLAVAFAIIDVALSPKSNSIYKAMSAVKSDIESGKIYEVPDHLKDAHYKSSVKLGYGLTYKYPHDYYNNWIKQDYLPKELKDIIYYNPGKNINEIKYNDYWNEIKKGEK; this is encoded by the coding sequence ATGAAAAATTTAGCTAATGAATTAAGACCAAAAATTCTTGACGATATTATTGGTCAAAGTCATATTCTTGACTTACTAAAAAAAATTGTATTAAACAAAGTTAAAACTAGCTTTATTTTTTTTGGTGAAAGTGGGACCGGTAAAACTTCTTGCTCTTTTGCATTAGCAAATGAAATGAAATTAAAATATGATTATTTTAATGCTTCAATCGATAGTAAATCAGACCTTGTAAAAAAACTTGAAAATAATGAAATTATCATAATTGATGAAATTCACAGATTAAACAAAGATAAGCAAGATATTTTACTTTCATTTCTTGAATTTGACAAAATAATTGTTTATGCTACAACTACTGAAAATCCTTATTTTCGAGTTAATCCTGCTCTTAGAAGTAGAATGCAAATACTATCTTTTGAAAAGCTTAAAGAACATGATTTATTTAGTGGATTATCTAAAATAAAGAATAAATATTTTAATTCATTAAATTTAGATGACGAAATAATATTAGAATTAGTAAGATACAGCGCAGGAGATTTTAGAGCATGTATTAATAATCTTCAAATGCTTGGAATTTTATACTCAAATAATGAAAAAATACATAAAGATGATCTTAAAAAAGTCATTCCTAATATAAATTTTTATAGTGATAGAGATTCATCAGCACATTATAACAATTTATCTGCTTTTCACAAATCTCTAAGAGGAAGTGATGTAAATGCAGCTCTTTATTATGGCTTTGTTATAGTTAAAAGTGGCGATTATCAAGGGTTAATCAGAAGGTTAAATTGTGTAGTTTATGAAGATATTGGCTTAGCTAACCCAAATATAATTTTAAGAATGGAAGCTGCGTTTAATACTATTGAACGTCTAGGATTCCCAGAAGCTGATTTAGCAGTTGCATTTGCAATAATTGATGTAGCACTAAGTCCAAAAAGCAACAGTATTTATAAAGCAATGAGTGCAGTTAAAAGCGATATAGAATCAGGAAAAATTTATGAAGTTCCAGATCACTTAAAAGATGCTCATTATAAATCATCGGTAAAATTAGGATACGGTCTAACTTATAAATATCCACATGATTACTACAATAATTGAATAAAACAAGATTACTTACCTAAAGAATTAAAGGATATAATTTATTATAATCCTGGTAAAAATATAAATGAAATAAAATATAATGATTACTGAAATGAAATTAAAAAAGGGGAGAAATAG
- a CDS encoding Mbov_0401 family ICE element transposase-like protein — translation MAKFKYSAQVMQDSMIDYIAGTFRKKINYPSNQLVKYWLKRENALEQLIIQNEELLNKTKEFIKLLNKDKISTQMDSDDTYNTFRVKGKFVKKMIRLRIIRIFANDDYPLKGKKQNPKKPISMVAIYDIRNLGKSADNHKAIKVINEFNSQTGLINNKMAYVCDGARALKLEASILGMDYHLDLFHLIQNIDKYIGYKKHSKNTIKNLFIDYFSPTKKERWIDLLTKSIKENDYELYKEILDELEDLRLSVQSKSIKKNITSLLTYLKSKNSGIWDNQTRKAIVSYTENNINYHYKKLIKNSLAHYTEQTTKMKVLFSNLQKNIPTIFI, via the coding sequence ATGGCCAAATTTAAGTATTCAGCTCAAGTTATGCAAGATTCGATGATTGATTATATAGCTGGTACATTTAGAAAAAAGATTAATTATCCAAGCAATCAACTTGTTAAATATTGATTAAAAAGAGAGAATGCTTTAGAGCAACTTATAATTCAAAATGAAGAATTGTTAAATAAAACTAAGGAATTTATTAAATTGCTAAACAAAGATAAGATATCAACGCAAATGGACTCGGATGATACATATAACACATTTAGAGTAAAAGGAAAATTTGTTAAAAAAATGATTAGACTAAGAATAATAAGGATATTTGCTAATGATGACTATCCACTTAAAGGTAAAAAACAAAACCCTAAAAAACCTATTAGTATGGTGGCTATTTATGATATAAGAAACTTAGGAAAATCTGCTGATAATCACAAGGCAATCAAAGTAATAAACGAATTCAATTCTCAAACAGGATTAATTAATAATAAAATGGCTTATGTTTGTGATGGTGCAAGAGCTTTAAAATTAGAAGCAAGTATTCTAGGAATGGACTATCATCTTGATTTATTTCACTTAATACAAAACATAGATAAATACATTGGTTATAAAAAACACTCAAAAAACACTATAAAAAACTTATTTATTGATTATTTTAGTCCAACAAAAAAAGAAAGATGAATAGACCTACTTACAAAATCAATAAAAGAAAATGATTATGAACTATATAAAGAAATATTAGATGAATTGGAAGACTTAAGATTATCAGTTCAATCAAAATCTATCAAAAAAAATATTACTAGCTTATTAACATATCTCAAAAGCAAGAATAGTGGAATATGAGATAATCAAACAAGAAAAGCAATAGTTTCTTACACTGAAAACAACATAAATTACCACTATAAAAAACTTATAAAAAACTCTTTAGCTCACTATACAGAACAAACAACAAAAATGAAAGTTCTTTTTTCTAATCTACAAAAAAATATACCAACTATTTTTATATAA